The following are encoded in a window of Brevibacillus sp. DP1.3A genomic DNA:
- the tuf gene encoding elongation factor Tu → MAKAKFERNKPHVNIGTIGHVDHGKTTLTAAITTVLAQSGKAQAMNYAAIDAAPEEKERGITINTAHVEYETDNRHYAHVDCPGHADYVKNMITGAAQMDGAILVVSAADGPMPQTREHILLSKQVGVPYIVVFMNKCDMVDDEELLELVEMEIRDLLSQYEFPGDDTPVIKGSAKEALDNPTGDWAKKIVELMEAVDSYIPTPERATDKPFLMPVEDVFTITGRGTVATGRVERGVVKVGDQVEIIGLAEETKTTTVTGVEMFRKLLDSAQAGDNIGALLRGVDRNDIERGQCLAKPASVKPYTKFKAEVYVLSKEEGGRHTPFFANYRPQFYFRTTDVTGIIQLPEGVEMIMPGDNTEFTVELIAPVAMEQGTRFAIREGGRTVGAGVVASIDA, encoded by the coding sequence ATGGCAAAAGCGAAATTTGAACGTAATAAACCACACGTTAACATTGGTACTATCGGTCACGTTGACCATGGTAAAACTACCCTGACTGCTGCTATTACAACTGTATTGGCACAGAGCGGTAAAGCACAAGCAATGAACTATGCTGCGATTGACGCTGCTCCAGAAGAAAAAGAGCGCGGTATCACAATCAACACAGCACACGTTGAGTACGAAACTGACAACCGTCACTATGCTCACGTTGACTGCCCTGGTCACGCTGACTACGTGAAAAACATGATTACTGGTGCTGCTCAAATGGACGGCGCAATCCTGGTTGTATCCGCAGCTGATGGCCCTATGCCACAAACTCGTGAGCACATCCTGCTCTCCAAGCAAGTAGGCGTACCTTACATCGTAGTATTCATGAACAAATGCGACATGGTAGACGATGAAGAGTTGTTGGAACTGGTTGAAATGGAAATCCGTGACCTGTTGTCTCAATATGAGTTCCCAGGTGACGACACTCCAGTAATCAAAGGTTCTGCTAAAGAAGCTTTGGATAACCCAACTGGTGACTGGGCTAAGAAAATTGTTGAGCTGATGGAAGCTGTAGATTCCTACATCCCAACTCCTGAGCGCGCAACTGACAAGCCGTTCCTGATGCCTGTAGAGGACGTGTTCACGATCACTGGTCGTGGTACTGTTGCTACTGGTCGCGTAGAGCGCGGTGTAGTAAAAGTTGGTGACCAAGTTGAGATCATCGGTTTGGCTGAAGAAACAAAAACAACTACTGTAACTGGCGTTGAGATGTTCCGCAAATTGCTGGATTCCGCTCAAGCTGGTGACAACATCGGTGCTCTTCTGCGCGGTGTAGACCGTAATGACATCGAGCGTGGACAATGCTTGGCGAAGCCAGCTTCCGTTAAGCCTTACACTAAGTTCAAAGCAGAAGTTTACGTTCTGTCCAAAGAAGAAGGCGGACGTCACACTCCTTTCTTTGCTAACTACCGTCCACAGTTCTACTTCCGTACAACTGACGTAACAGGTATCATCCAACTGCCAGAAGGCGTTGAAATGATCATGCCTGGCGACAACACTGAGTTCACTGTTGAACTGATCGCTCCAGTAGCGATGGAACAAGGTACTCGCTTCGCGATCCGCGAAGGTGGCCGTACAGTAGGCGCTGGTGTTGTAGCTTCTATCGACGCTTAG
- a CDS encoding DMT family transporter yields MKNNERLLFLMLAGVVTLWGLNVVMVKYLTTFPPLYVAAIRMTVGGICLSPLIFIYRKSLRFSKTDWFLLAGVGASSIALHQITLAAGVQYTTAGNASLILGLNPLATALLAMLFLGEGMSLKKGLGIGMGFAGVLIVVISQHGGLHMNGWGDAIMFFSMLMYVTGGLLIRKLVVRGVPVLLITALSQMFGVIFLWGVALTVQPASYYLALDVSSFQWLVIFASGALSTALGSIGWNYGIRQLGASRTAVFLNGMPMASLVFAAIFLGESLQLVHLLALCMIVGGVYLGSRSLVRPKATRAAATSDITTKA; encoded by the coding sequence ATGAAAAATAATGAGCGATTATTGTTTCTTATGCTTGCAGGTGTTGTCACGCTGTGGGGCTTGAACGTGGTCATGGTCAAATATTTAACGACGTTCCCTCCATTATATGTGGCCGCTATACGCATGACTGTTGGTGGGATATGTTTATCGCCACTCATCTTCATATACAGAAAGAGTTTGCGATTTAGCAAAACAGATTGGTTCTTGTTAGCTGGAGTCGGTGCTAGTTCTATCGCGCTTCATCAAATAACGCTTGCAGCAGGTGTTCAATACACGACGGCAGGAAATGCATCGCTTATACTTGGATTAAATCCTTTGGCAACTGCTCTCTTGGCGATGCTTTTCTTAGGGGAAGGCATGTCGTTGAAAAAAGGGCTTGGCATTGGAATGGGTTTTGCAGGAGTATTGATTGTCGTCATCTCTCAGCACGGCGGCCTTCATATGAATGGCTGGGGAGATGCCATTATGTTTTTCTCCATGCTTATGTATGTAACGGGTGGTTTACTCATTCGGAAATTGGTCGTAAGAGGTGTACCGGTGCTTTTAATTACGGCTTTATCGCAAATGTTTGGGGTCATCTTCTTATGGGGAGTAGCTTTGACTGTCCAACCAGCTTCCTATTATCTAGCTTTGGATGTTTCATCCTTCCAGTGGCTTGTGATTTTTGCTTCAGGTGCGCTGTCAACTGCGCTCGGTTCGATCGGCTGGAATTATGGGATACGTCAGCTCGGAGCGAGTCGAACAGCTGTTTTCTTAAATGGAATGCCAATGGCCAGCTTGGTATTTGCGGCGATATTCCTGGGAGAAAGCCTTCAACTCGTACACTTACTAGCACTGTGCATGATCGTAGGCGGTGTTTATTTGGGATCGCGTAGCTTAGTGAGACCGAAAGCTACACGTGCAGCAGCAACCTCTGATATAACGACAAAAGCGTAG
- a CDS encoding globin, which produces MSDVNQTPYEIIGGADTLARLVDTFYDLVKQHPDINDLFPEDLTHVKERQYQFLTQFLGGPSLYSDAHGHPMLRARHMPFPIGPIQAEAWLSCMDKAMDLTELEGEIRKQIFDRLRLTAHHMVNKWDQ; this is translated from the coding sequence ATGTCTGATGTGAATCAAACCCCTTATGAAATCATTGGCGGTGCAGATACTTTGGCCCGTCTTGTCGATACTTTTTACGATCTGGTAAAGCAGCATCCCGACATTAACGACCTCTTCCCTGAAGATTTAACCCATGTGAAGGAACGGCAATATCAGTTTTTAACACAGTTTCTCGGTGGTCCAAGCCTGTATTCGGACGCCCATGGTCATCCGATGCTGCGAGCACGACACATGCCATTCCCGATTGGACCTATACAGGCAGAAGCTTGGCTCTCTTGTATGGATAAAGCCATGGACCTGACTGAACTGGAAGGCGAAATTCGAAAGCAAATCTTTGATCGCTTGCGCTTAACTGCTCATCATATGGTCAATAAGTGGGATCAATAA
- the rpsJ gene encoding 30S ribosomal protein S10 — protein MAKQKIRIRLKAYDHKILDQSAEKIVDTAKRSGANVSGPIPLPTEKAIYTILRAVHKYKDSREQFEMRTHKRLIDILNPTPQTVDALMRLDLPSGVDIEIKL, from the coding sequence ATGGCAAAGCAAAAGATTCGTATTCGTTTGAAGGCGTATGATCACAAAATCCTGGATCAGTCCGCAGAGAAAATCGTGGACACTGCGAAGCGTTCCGGTGCTAACGTATCCGGTCCAATTCCACTTCCTACGGAGAAAGCAATTTACACGATCCTGCGTGCGGTTCATAAGTACAAAGATTCTCGTGAGCAATTCGAGATGCGTACACATAAACGTTTGATCGATATCTTGAATCCTACACCACAAACAGTAGATGCTCTGATGCGTCTGGATCTGCCGTCTGGTGTGGACATCGAGATTAAACTGTAA
- the rplC gene encoding 50S ribosomal protein L3, which yields MTKGILGKKLGMSQVFGPNGAAIAVTVIEAGSNVVLQKKDVANDGYEAIQIGFDDKKEQRANKPEKGHAAKANTAPKRFVREIRGVNLADYEVGQELKADIFAEGEFVDVAGVTKGKGFQGAIKRHNQSRGPMAHGSRYHRRPGSLGAVDPGRVFKGQTLPGQMGGDNVTIQNLEVVKVIAERNLILVKGSVPGPKNGCVLVSTAVKKN from the coding sequence ATGACCAAAGGAATCTTAGGGAAAAAACTTGGAATGAGTCAAGTTTTTGGTCCAAACGGAGCAGCGATTGCTGTAACGGTTATCGAGGCAGGTTCTAACGTAGTTCTTCAGAAGAAAGACGTTGCGAACGACGGTTATGAAGCAATTCAAATCGGTTTCGACGACAAAAAAGAACAGCGCGCTAACAAGCCGGAAAAAGGCCATGCAGCAAAAGCTAACACTGCTCCTAAGCGCTTCGTTCGCGAAATTCGCGGAGTAAACCTCGCTGACTATGAGGTTGGTCAAGAGTTGAAGGCTGACATTTTTGCTGAGGGAGAATTCGTTGACGTTGCCGGCGTAACCAAGGGTAAAGGTTTCCAAGGTGCAATCAAACGTCACAATCAATCCCGCGGTCCTATGGCTCACGGTTCACGCTACCATCGCCGCCCAGGTTCTTTGGGTGCTGTCGATCCAGGTCGTGTATTTAAAGGCCAAACCCTGCCAGGTCAAATGGGTGGAGACAACGTTACCATTCAAAACCTGGAAGTGGTTAAAGTTATCGCAGAACGCAACTTGATTCTCGTGAAAGGCTCCGTGCCTGGTCCGAAAAACGGCTGCGTACTGGTTTCCACGGCAGTCAAGAAGAACTAG
- the rplD gene encoding 50S ribosomal protein L4: MPKVALYNQSGSQVGEIDLADSVFGIEPNSAVLYDAIVMQQASQRQGTHDVKNRSEVRGGGRKPWRQKGTGRARQGSIRSPQWKGGGVVFGPTPRKYGYKLNRKVRRLALKSALSAKVQSNEMLVLEALNIAAPKTKEMTVVLNNLKADRKVLIVTSEYDQNVALASRNIPGAKIVDAAGINVLDLVAHDKVIVTKEAIAKVEEVLA, translated from the coding sequence ATGCCGAAAGTAGCTCTTTATAACCAAAGCGGTTCTCAAGTTGGCGAAATCGATCTGGCAGACAGCGTATTTGGGATTGAGCCTAACAGCGCAGTTCTGTACGATGCGATCGTGATGCAACAAGCATCCCAACGCCAAGGTACACATGATGTGAAGAACCGTTCTGAAGTACGTGGTGGTGGCCGCAAGCCATGGCGCCAAAAAGGTACAGGACGTGCACGCCAAGGTTCCATTCGCTCTCCGCAATGGAAAGGTGGCGGCGTTGTATTCGGTCCAACTCCGCGCAAATACGGTTACAAACTGAACCGTAAAGTTCGTCGTTTGGCACTGAAATCCGCACTCTCCGCAAAAGTACAAAGCAATGAAATGTTGGTTTTGGAAGCTCTGAACATTGCAGCTCCTAAAACAAAAGAAATGACAGTTGTTCTGAACAACTTGAAAGCAGATCGCAAAGTTCTGATCGTTACTTCCGAGTACGACCAAAACGTAGCTCTTGCTTCCCGCAATATTCCAGGTGCAAAAATCGTAGATGCTGCAGGCATTAACGTTCTTGATCTGGTAGCGCATGACAAAGTAATCGTGACGAAAGAAGCGATTGCGAAAGTAGAGGAGGTGCTCGCATAA
- the rplW gene encoding 50S ribosomal protein L23, with protein sequence MKSLHDVLKRPVITERTTDMMAEKKYVFEVPLKANKTEIKQAVEKVFGVKVEAVNTVRVPAKPKRYGKYSGYTSEWKKAIVKLTDDSKELAFYEGV encoded by the coding sequence ATGAAGAGCCTTCATGATGTCCTTAAACGCCCTGTCATTACCGAGCGCACCACTGATATGATGGCTGAGAAAAAGTACGTATTCGAAGTACCTCTCAAAGCCAACAAGACAGAAATCAAACAAGCAGTTGAAAAAGTATTTGGCGTAAAAGTAGAAGCAGTTAACACAGTTCGTGTACCTGCTAAACCAAAACGCTACGGAAAATACTCCGGTTACACATCCGAGTGGAAGAAAGCAATCGTTAAGCTGACTGATGACAGCAAAGAATTGGCCTTCTACGAGGGAGTATAA
- the rplB gene encoding 50S ribosomal protein L2: MGIKKFKPTSPGRRQMTVSTFEEITTSTPEKSLLAPLSKKAGRNNQGRITVRHQGGGHKRKYRIIDFKRNKDGIIGRVATIEYDPNRSANIALINYADGEKRYIIAPQNLKVGDQIVSGADADIKIGNALPMEKIPVGTTIHNIELKPGKGGQLVRAAGTSAQLLGRDGEFVIVRLSSGETRRIHNVCRATIGQVGNQDHELLNIGKAGRSRWLGIRPTVRGSVMNPNDHPHGGGEGRAPIGRKAPVTPWGKPTLGLKTRKKKNKSDQYIIRRRKK; the protein is encoded by the coding sequence ATGGGTATCAAAAAGTTTAAACCGACTTCTCCTGGTCGTCGCCAAATGACGGTTTCTACTTTCGAGGAGATCACCACGTCGACTCCCGAAAAATCCTTGTTGGCGCCTCTCAGCAAAAAAGCTGGTCGCAACAACCAAGGTAGAATTACCGTTCGTCATCAAGGTGGCGGTCACAAACGTAAATACCGTATTATCGACTTCAAACGTAACAAAGATGGTATCATTGGTCGCGTAGCAACCATTGAATACGATCCAAACCGTTCCGCTAACATCGCGCTGATCAACTATGCAGACGGTGAAAAGCGTTACATTATCGCTCCACAAAACCTGAAAGTGGGCGACCAGATTGTATCCGGAGCAGATGCCGACATCAAAATCGGTAACGCACTGCCAATGGAGAAAATCCCGGTAGGTACTACCATCCACAACATCGAGCTGAAACCTGGTAAAGGTGGCCAATTGGTTCGCGCTGCTGGTACTTCTGCTCAATTGCTTGGTCGTGATGGTGAATTCGTAATCGTTCGCCTGTCTTCCGGTGAAACTCGCCGCATTCATAACGTATGCCGCGCTACTATCGGTCAAGTAGGTAACCAAGATCACGAATTGCTGAACATCGGTAAAGCAGGACGTTCCCGCTGGTTGGGTATTCGCCCGACAGTTCGCGGTAGCGTAATGAACCCTAACGATCACCCACACGGTGGTGGTGAAGGTCGCGCTCCAATCGGTCGTAAGGCTCCTGTTACTCCTTGGGGTAAACCAACCCTGGGTCTCAAGACTCGTAAGAAAAAGAACAAGTCCGACCAGTACATCATCCGCCGCCGTAAAAAGTAA
- the rpsS gene encoding 30S ribosomal protein S19, with translation MGRSLKKGPFVDDHLMKKVDEQNEKNEKRVIKTWSRRSTIFPDFVGHTFAVYDGRKHVPVYVSEDMVGHKLGEFAPTRTFKGHVDNDKKSKKR, from the coding sequence ATGGGACGTAGCTTAAAAAAGGGTCCTTTCGTGGATGACCACTTGATGAAAAAAGTTGACGAGCAAAATGAAAAGAACGAGAAACGCGTGATCAAAACATGGTCTCGCCGTTCCACCATCTTCCCTGATTTCGTAGGACACACGTTTGCAGTTTACGATGGCCGCAAACATGTACCTGTATACGTATCGGAAGACATGGTTGGTCATAAATTGGGTGAATTCGCACCAACTCGTACCTTCAAGGGTCACGTCGACAACGACAAGAAGTCCAAGAAGCGCTAA
- the rplV gene encoding 50S ribosomal protein L22 — MEAKAVARNIRIASRKVRLVVDLIRGKQVGEALAILKHTPKAASPVVEKLLKSAIANAEHNYELDPNGLVVGKIFVDQGPTLKRFRPRAMGRASRIHKRTSHITVVLNEK; from the coding sequence ATGGAAGCAAAAGCAGTTGCACGCAATATTCGCATCGCGTCTCGTAAAGTCCGCCTGGTGGTTGACTTGATCAGAGGCAAGCAAGTAGGTGAAGCTTTGGCGATCTTGAAACATACGCCTAAAGCAGCTTCTCCGGTTGTTGAAAAGCTCCTGAAATCGGCTATTGCAAACGCTGAGCACAACTATGAGCTGGATCCAAATGGCTTGGTAGTCGGCAAAATCTTCGTAGACCAAGGTCCTACGTTGAAGCGTTTCCGTCCGCGCGCTATGGGTCGCGCTAGCCGCATCCATAAACGCACGAGCCACATCACAGTGGTACTAAACGAGAAATAA
- the rpsC gene encoding 30S ribosomal protein S3, with protein MGQKVSPVGLRIGVIRDWESKWYADKDFATLLHEDLKIRKYVKGRLKDAAVSTIEIERAANRVNVTIHTAKPGMVIGKGGSEVETLRKTLTELTGKRVHININEVKRPDLDATLVAENIARQLENRISFRRAQKQSITRSLRSGAKGIKTLVSGRLGGADIARSEGYSEGTVPLHTLRADIDYGTAEAHTTYGRIGVKVWIYRGEVLPARKNVATEEGGK; from the coding sequence GTGGGTCAAAAGGTAAGCCCGGTAGGTCTTCGGATCGGTGTCATTCGTGACTGGGAGTCCAAATGGTACGCTGACAAGGACTTCGCAACTCTGTTGCACGAAGACTTGAAAATCCGTAAGTATGTAAAAGGGCGTCTGAAAGATGCTGCTGTATCCACGATCGAAATCGAACGCGCAGCTAATCGCGTGAACGTTACGATTCACACCGCTAAGCCTGGTATGGTAATTGGTAAAGGTGGTTCAGAGGTTGAAACTCTGCGCAAAACTTTGACCGAACTGACTGGCAAACGCGTTCATATCAACATCAACGAAGTAAAACGTCCGGATCTGGATGCTACTCTTGTAGCTGAAAATATTGCACGCCAATTGGAAAACCGCATTTCTTTCCGCCGTGCGCAAAAGCAATCGATTACTCGTTCGCTGCGCTCTGGTGCTAAAGGTATCAAAACCTTGGTAAGCGGTCGTCTTGGCGGCGCGGACATCGCACGTTCTGAAGGTTACAGCGAAGGTACTGTTCCGCTTCACACATTGCGCGCTGACATCGACTACGGTACTGCTGAAGCACATACCACTTATGGTCGCATCGGTGTTAAAGTGTGGATCTATCGTGGAGAAGTCCTTCCAGCGAGAAAGAACGTCGCTACTGAGGAAGGAGGCAAGTAA
- the rplP gene encoding 50S ribosomal protein L16, whose amino-acid sequence MLTPKRVKHRKQHRGKMAGNAKGGTTVAFGEYGLQAMEPSWVTNRQIEAARIAMTRYIKRGGKVWIKIFPDKPVTQKPLEVRMGSGKGSPEKWVAVVKPGKIMFELAGVPEEVAREAMRLAMHKLPIKCKFVKREEVGGDAHEG is encoded by the coding sequence ATGTTGACGCCAAAACGCGTGAAACACCGTAAACAACACCGCGGGAAAATGGCAGGTAACGCAAAAGGCGGTACTACTGTTGCGTTCGGTGAATACGGATTGCAAGCAATGGAGCCATCTTGGGTAACTAACCGTCAGATCGAGGCAGCTCGTATCGCGATGACTCGTTACATTAAACGTGGTGGTAAAGTTTGGATCAAAATTTTCCCAGACAAACCAGTAACACAAAAACCGCTCGAAGTACGGATGGGTTCCGGTAAAGGTTCTCCTGAGAAATGGGTAGCGGTAGTGAAGCCAGGCAAGATCATGTTTGAACTTGCTGGTGTTCCTGAAGAAGTCGCTCGCGAAGCTATGCGTCTGGCTATGCACAAACTGCCTATCAAGTGCAAGTTCGTGAAGCGTGAAGAAGTGGGTGGTGACGCACATGAAGGCTAA
- the rpmC gene encoding 50S ribosomal protein L29, giving the protein MKANEYRNLTTAELEQNVTSLKEELFNLRFQLATGQLETTSRIKQVRKDIARAKTVLRQRELGIG; this is encoded by the coding sequence ATGAAGGCTAATGAGTACCGTAATTTGACCACTGCCGAGCTCGAACAAAACGTTACTTCTTTGAAAGAAGAGTTGTTCAACCTTCGTTTCCAGTTGGCAACGGGTCAACTCGAAACCACATCTCGTATCAAACAAGTGCGTAAGGATATTGCTCGTGCGAAAACCGTCCTGCGCCAGAGAGAATTGGGAATCGGCTAA
- the rpsQ gene encoding 30S ribosomal protein S17, whose amino-acid sequence MTADRNMRRTVVGRVVSDKMDKTIVVLVETYKTHPLYGKRMKFSKKFKAHDENNAAKVGDIVEIMETRPLSKDKRFRMVRIVEEAVIV is encoded by the coding sequence ATGACCGCAGATCGCAATATGCGTCGAACCGTTGTAGGTCGCGTCGTTTCCGACAAGATGGATAAAACCATTGTTGTTCTTGTTGAAACTTACAAGACACACCCATTGTACGGTAAACGCATGAAATTCTCCAAAAAGTTCAAGGCTCACGATGAGAACAACGCAGCAAAAGTTGGCGACATCGTAGAAATCATGGAAACTCGTCCATTGTCTAAAGACAAGCGTTTCCGTATGGTACGTATCGTTGAAGAGGCAGTAATCGTATAA
- the rplN gene encoding 50S ribosomal protein L14: MIQTQTRLAVADNSGAKELMCIKVLGGSGRKTANIGDVIVCSVKSATPGGVVKKGQVVKAVVVRTASGVRRNDGSYIKFDENAAVVIKDDQSPRGTRIFGPVARELRDKDFMKIISLAPEVI; encoded by the coding sequence ATGATCCAAACTCAAACGAGATTGGCTGTTGCTGACAACTCCGGTGCTAAGGAACTCATGTGCATCAAGGTTCTGGGTGGTTCCGGTCGCAAAACGGCGAACATCGGGGATGTTATCGTGTGCTCCGTAAAATCCGCTACACCCGGCGGCGTTGTCAAGAAAGGTCAAGTAGTTAAAGCGGTTGTAGTACGCACAGCAAGTGGCGTTCGTCGTAACGATGGTTCTTACATCAAGTTCGATGAGAATGCAGCTGTAGTTATCAAAGACGATCAATCCCCTCGTGGTACTCGTATCTTTGGACCTGTGGCTCGTGAGCTCCGCGACAAGGATTTCATGAAGATCATCTCTCTGGCTCCAGAGGTTATCTAA
- the rplX gene encoding 50S ribosomal protein L24, producing MHVKKGDTVIVNAGKDKGKKGRVLAAYPKKERVLVEGINLVKKHSRPSQANPQGGIVTQEAAIHVSNVSLIDPKSGKATRIGYKVLDNGKKVRYAKKSGEVLDK from the coding sequence ATGCACGTTAAAAAAGGCGACACTGTTATCGTAAATGCGGGCAAAGATAAAGGCAAAAAAGGTCGCGTTCTCGCTGCTTATCCAAAGAAAGAACGCGTTCTGGTTGAAGGTATCAACCTCGTGAAGAAACATAGCCGTCCGTCCCAAGCTAACCCGCAAGGTGGCATTGTGACTCAAGAAGCAGCTATTCACGTATCCAACGTGTCTTTGATCGATCCGAAGTCCGGAAAAGCTACTCGCATCGGTTACAAAGTTTTGGATAACGGCAAGAAAGTTCGGTACGCGAAAAAGTCTGGCGAAGTACTCGACAAGTAG
- the rplE gene encoding 50S ribosomal protein L5, which produces MATRLKEKYTSEIVPGLMSKFNYTSIMQVPKVEKIIINMGVGEAVANAKSLDTAIEDLQIIAGQKPVVTKAKKSIAGFKLREGMPIGAKVTLRGERMYHFLDKLMNVSLPRVRDFRGISSKAFDGRGNYTLGLKEQLIFPEIEYDKIDKVRGMDIVIVTSAKTDEEARELLTQMGMPFRK; this is translated from the coding sequence ATGGCAACAAGATTGAAAGAAAAGTATACGAGCGAAATCGTGCCTGGTTTGATGAGCAAGTTTAACTACACTTCCATCATGCAAGTGCCGAAAGTAGAAAAGATCATCATCAATATGGGTGTTGGCGAAGCGGTAGCGAACGCTAAGTCCTTGGATACTGCAATTGAAGACCTGCAAATCATCGCTGGTCAAAAGCCTGTAGTAACAAAGGCTAAGAAATCCATCGCGGGTTTCAAATTGCGTGAAGGTATGCCGATCGGTGCGAAGGTTACTCTGCGCGGCGAGCGTATGTACCACTTCCTCGACAAATTGATGAACGTATCTCTCCCGCGTGTTCGTGACTTCCGTGGAATTTCTTCCAAGGCTTTTGACGGTCGCGGTAACTACACACTTGGTCTGAAGGAACAACTGATCTTCCCTGAGATCGAGTACGATAAAATTGATAAAGTTCGTGGTATGGACATCGTTATTGTTACTTCCGCGAAAACGGATGAGGAAGCTCGTGAGTTGCTGACTCAAATGGGTATGCCATTCCGTAAATAA
- a CDS encoding type Z 30S ribosomal protein S14, which yields MAKKSMIIKQQREPKFAVRAYTRCERCGRPHSVLRKFKLCRICFRELAYKGQIPGVKKASW from the coding sequence GTGGCAAAGAAATCAATGATCATCAAGCAACAGCGGGAGCCGAAGTTTGCAGTACGCGCGTACACTCGTTGCGAGCGTTGCGGACGTCCTCACTCCGTATTGCGTAAATTCAAACTCTGCCGTATTTGCTTCCGTGAACTTGCTTATAAAGGTCAAATTCCAGGCGTGAAAAAAGCAAGCTGGTAA
- the rpsH gene encoding 30S ribosomal protein S8 yields the protein MVMTDPIADMLTRIRNANMVRHEKVEIPASTIKKEIARILKEEGFIRDAEFVEDNKQGIIRVFLKYGASNERVITGLKRISKPGLRVYAKNNEVPKVLGGLGCAIISTSTGVMTDKQARQAHVGGEVLAYIW from the coding sequence ATGGTTATGACTGATCCAATCGCAGATATGTTGACACGAATTCGTAACGCCAACATGGTTCGCCACGAGAAAGTGGAAATCCCGGCGTCCACCATCAAGAAGGAAATCGCGCGCATTCTGAAAGAAGAAGGCTTCATCCGCGATGCGGAGTTTGTTGAAGACAACAAACAAGGAATCATCCGCGTATTCCTGAAATATGGTGCGAGCAACGAGCGCGTCATCACAGGTCTGAAACGTATCTCCAAGCCAGGACTTCGTGTTTATGCAAAGAACAATGAAGTACCTAAGGTTTTGGGTGGTCTCGGTTGCGCGATCATCTCTACATCCACTGGTGTAATGACTGACAAGCAAGCTCGTCAAGCACACGTTGGTGGAGAGGTTCTCGCATACATTTGGTAA
- the rplF gene encoding 50S ribosomal protein L6 → MSRVGRKPIVVPAGVTLTLNGTELTVKGPKGQLVRSFHEDIKINIAENEVVVERPSDNKLHRSLHGTTRALVSNMVTGVSEGFTRTLELVGVGYRAAKTGNGVTLSLGFSHPVEVNPEEGIEIDVPNQTTLIVKGINKERVGQIAAEIRSLRKPEPYKGKGIRYNNEVVRRKEGKKGK, encoded by the coding sequence ATGTCTCGTGTCGGTAGAAAACCGATCGTGGTCCCTGCAGGCGTTACCCTCACTCTGAACGGTACTGAGCTGACGGTAAAAGGCCCTAAGGGTCAACTCGTTCGTAGCTTCCATGAAGATATCAAAATCAACATCGCTGAAAACGAAGTAGTTGTTGAGCGTCCAAGCGATAACAAACTTCACCGTTCCCTGCATGGTACGACTCGTGCGCTGGTATCCAACATGGTAACTGGCGTATCTGAAGGCTTCACTCGTACCTTGGAACTGGTCGGTGTAGGTTACCGTGCTGCCAAAACTGGCAACGGCGTTACTCTCTCTCTTGGTTTCTCCCACCCAGTGGAAGTTAATCCAGAAGAGGGTATCGAAATCGACGTACCTAACCAAACGACTCTGATTGTTAAAGGTATCAACAAAGAGCGTGTAGGCCAAATTGCTGCTGAGATTCGTTCCCTGCGCAAACCTGAGCCATACAAAGGTAAAGGTATTCGTTACAACAACGAAGTGGTTCGTCGTAAAGAAGGTAAAAAAGGTAAATAA